Proteins co-encoded in one Verrucomicrobiia bacterium genomic window:
- the gyrB gene encoding DNA topoisomerase (ATP-hydrolyzing) subunit B → MSDSYDASKLGKLEGLEAVRKKPGMYIGGTDERALHHCVSEVLDNSVDEHLAGHCKRIDVNIHVDGSISIRDDGRGIPVDIHPQYKIPGVEMVLTTLHSGGKYGQGGYKFSGGTHGVGAKCVNAVSEWFEVEVSRNGQVHHMEFERGKTIKKLEVIGKAKGTGTLITFKPDPEIFRETTEFKAEKIGTRLRELASLNSGLEIVFLDERQPDAKPEVYYYKDGVEEFVKQLNKSKTVIHPKPIAFHKESQVTTDDKQVEIHVEVVLQYNDSYNDQVLCYTNTIHNPDGGTHLSGFRSAVTRSINQYAKQNSLLKDKDPQITGDDVREGLTAVISVKHSDPKFESQTKVKLISPEVDGIVGSISYEGLMSYFDANPPIAKRIVEKALNAARAREAARKAREAVRKTALTGGGLPGKLADCSDRDPVNTELYIVEGDSAGGSAKQGRDRKFQAILPIRGKLINVEKARLDKVLQNNEIRTMITAVGTGIGTGEGEGAFNLDKLRYHKIIIMTDADVDGSHIRTLLLTFFYRQMPELVKQGFIYIAQPPLYSITRKKRTEYIDDDVQLNRLLIQIGSEEVRLKNLSDGKEFTQKQLEEILELLESLDKHATYIRRQGGDFAKYVEKRSADGKFPLHLVKVREGNDETVHYFVANEDFEQFKTDNPDLFGDEEAKERLEKERGVTRRASHADLHLESKAIVDLVGKLTRKGLSVEHYAAQDKPLFELIEGEGEKATIAPLFSIPEILKGVIGVGKKGIQMYRFKGLGEMDAKELFETTMNPVKRKLLRIDLSDAVEAEEMFTRLMGDEVEPRRQFIEDNALNVRNLDV, encoded by the coding sequence ATGAGCGATTCATACGACGCGTCGAAATTGGGCAAGTTGGAAGGTCTTGAAGCTGTCCGCAAAAAGCCGGGCATGTATATCGGCGGCACGGATGAGCGCGCCCTGCATCACTGCGTCTCCGAGGTGCTCGATAACTCCGTCGATGAGCATCTCGCAGGCCATTGCAAGCGCATCGATGTGAACATCCACGTGGACGGCTCCATCTCCATCCGTGATGATGGTCGTGGCATCCCGGTGGACATACATCCGCAATACAAAATTCCCGGTGTCGAGATGGTGCTCACCACGCTGCACTCCGGTGGTAAATACGGTCAGGGCGGTTACAAGTTTTCAGGCGGTACTCACGGTGTCGGTGCGAAGTGCGTGAACGCAGTCTCGGAATGGTTCGAAGTGGAAGTGAGCCGAAACGGCCAGGTGCACCACATGGAGTTCGAGCGCGGTAAGACGATTAAGAAGCTCGAAGTCATCGGCAAGGCCAAAGGCACCGGCACGCTCATCACGTTCAAGCCGGACCCGGAGATCTTTCGCGAGACCACCGAGTTCAAGGCGGAGAAGATCGGCACGCGTCTGCGCGAGCTGGCTTCGCTGAATTCCGGTTTGGAAATCGTTTTCCTCGATGAACGTCAGCCGGATGCGAAGCCGGAAGTGTATTACTACAAGGATGGCGTCGAGGAATTCGTCAAACAGCTCAACAAGAGCAAGACGGTGATCCATCCGAAGCCGATCGCTTTCCACAAAGAATCGCAAGTCACTACGGATGACAAGCAGGTGGAGATCCATGTGGAAGTCGTGCTGCAATACAACGACAGCTACAACGATCAGGTTCTTTGCTACACGAACACGATCCACAATCCTGATGGCGGCACGCATCTCTCGGGCTTCCGCAGTGCGGTGACGCGTTCCATCAATCAATACGCGAAGCAAAACAGTCTGCTGAAAGACAAAGACCCGCAGATCACCGGTGATGACGTGCGCGAAGGTTTGACGGCGGTCATCTCGGTAAAGCACAGCGATCCCAAGTTCGAATCTCAGACGAAGGTGAAACTTATTTCACCTGAGGTGGATGGTATCGTGGGCTCAATTTCCTACGAAGGCTTGATGTCCTATTTCGACGCCAATCCACCGATCGCCAAGCGCATCGTGGAGAAAGCGCTCAACGCCGCTCGCGCTCGTGAAGCCGCACGTAAAGCGCGTGAAGCCGTTCGTAAGACTGCTCTCACGGGTGGTGGTTTGCCGGGCAAGCTGGCCGATTGCTCTGATCGTGATCCGGTCAATACCGAGCTGTATATCGTCGAGGGTGACTCTGCAGGTGGCTCTGCCAAGCAGGGGCGTGATCGTAAGTTCCAAGCGATCCTGCCGATCCGCGGTAAGCTGATCAACGTGGAGAAGGCGCGTCTGGACAAGGTGCTGCAGAATAACGAAATCCGCACCATGATCACAGCGGTGGGCACGGGCATTGGCACGGGTGAAGGCGAGGGTGCCTTCAACCTCGACAAGCTCCGTTACCACAAGATCATCATCATGACGGACGCTGACGTGGACGGCTCGCACATCCGCACGTTGCTGCTCACGTTCTTCTACCGCCAGATGCCGGAATTGGTGAAGCAAGGTTTCATCTACATCGCGCAACCGCCGTTGTATTCCATCACGCGTAAGAAGCGCACAGAGTATATCGATGACGATGTGCAACTGAACCGCTTGCTCATCCAGATCGGTTCAGAGGAAGTGCGCCTTAAGAATCTTTCTGATGGCAAAGAGTTCACGCAGAAGCAACTTGAGGAAATCCTCGAGTTGCTCGAATCGCTCGATAAACACGCGACCTATATCCGTCGTCAGGGCGGCGACTTCGCGAAATACGTCGAGAAGCGCAGTGCGGATGGCAAGTTCCCATTGCATCTCGTGAAGGTGCGCGAAGGCAATGACGAGACGGTGCATTATTTCGTGGCGAACGAAGACTTCGAGCAGTTTAAGACGGATAATCCAGACCTCTTCGGCGATGAAGAAGCGAAGGAACGCCTGGAGAAGGAACGCGGAGTGACACGTCGCGCCTCACACGCGGACCTGCATCTCGAGAGCAAGGCGATTGTGGATCTGGTCGGCAAACTTACGCGCAAAGGATTGAGCGTGGAGCACTACGCTGCGCAGGACAAACCGCTCTTTGAATTGATCGAGGGTGAAGGGGAGAAGGCCACAATCGCGCCGCTGTTCTCCATTCCGGAGATTTTGAAAGGCGTCATCGGTGTCGGTAAGAAGGGCATCCAGATGTATCGCTTCAAAGGTCTGGGTGAAATGGACGCGAAGGAGCTTTTCGAGACGACCATGAATCCGGTCAAACGCAAGCTGCTGCGCATCGATCTTTCAGACGCTGTGGAAGCCGAAGAGATGTTCACACGCTTGATGGGGGATGAGGTAGAGCCACGCCGCCAGTTCATTGAGGACAATGCGCTGAACGTGCGGAATCTGGATGTTTAA
- a CDS encoding sigma-70 family RNA polymerase sigma factor has translation MSKSKIDYATAEDTALVSASRKGDMAAFEELVARHRDKVYARAYSMLRNEEEAVDLSQEAWVKAWQRLEQFQGDSSFLTWTTRITINLCLDQIRRNKRRRTESIEQLDEDLGGVERQMPVITTNPTEGLEKGELRKKIDEALEKLSHEHRMVLVLHEFEDLEYKEIAKRMECSIGTVMSRLFYARRKMASLMAAYKRDELT, from the coding sequence ATGTCGAAGAGTAAAATCGACTACGCGACCGCCGAAGATACGGCGCTAGTGTCAGCCTCCAGAAAAGGCGACATGGCGGCGTTCGAGGAATTGGTCGCCCGGCATCGGGACAAGGTGTATGCGCGAGCATACAGCATGTTGCGGAATGAAGAAGAAGCGGTTGATCTTTCTCAGGAAGCTTGGGTGAAGGCGTGGCAGAGACTGGAACAGTTCCAGGGCGATTCGAGTTTTTTGACTTGGACTACCCGGATCACGATCAATCTCTGCCTGGACCAGATCCGGCGGAATAAACGGCGGCGGACGGAATCGATCGAGCAGCTCGATGAAGATTTGGGCGGGGTGGAACGGCAGATGCCGGTCATCACGACGAATCCGACGGAAGGCCTGGAAAAAGGCGAGTTGCGGAAGAAGATCGATGAGGCGCTGGAAAAGCTCTCGCACGAGCACCGGATGGTGCTGGTGCTGCATGAATTTGAAGATTTGGAATATAAAGAGATCGCCAAGCGGATGGAGTGTTCGATTGGCACGGTGATGTCGCGGCTGTTCTATGCGCGACGAAAAATGGCCAGCCTGATGGCTGCCTACAAACGGGATGAATTGACATGA